A window of the Aquarana catesbeiana isolate 2022-GZ linkage group LG05, ASM4218655v1, whole genome shotgun sequence genome harbors these coding sequences:
- the LOC141145354 gene encoding RNA-binding protein 12B-like — MSVKVRLQGLPPLADSIHIRRFFNGLKIPSGGVTIIGGVNGEAFVKFKNFKDASFALKRSGRPLMNSCVQVFLDSKAKHKRSVEKPGYVRISLQPFDASFSDVKRFFKYISVKSVIFLTKNKVRNGQALVKLANRSHACEALFCTLSNGEGANKNKHEKCFSVISIKKSDEAEWIKFGGRVDSRGKGSEPPYDTLYIHEFYAHLMNVSRHAEKRHIRRFLFNLVDDSQITFVYNKNGCRTRDCFVMFVTDNDYTRALGLDKSILKGRPVRVLPVPKEKVMEFVESRKMYITEDPVSEEDFVSEEDSPSPSSLGRTDKLTCVYLRNFAADVTKHDIINFFAGFALNEEDIYLLYDDNRNGLGEALVRFSSEEEAAAADETLNHKLFQGTEILLRCISEEQLKVFGVNNWESSSFDSLDFSTSKEECQLEELQACVSIADDTPDVACDSS, encoded by the coding sequence ATGTCAGTAAAGGTCCGATTACAAGGTCTTCCACCACTGGCAGACTCCATTCACATTCGAAGGTTCTTTAATGGACTGAAGATTCCATCTGGAGGTGTTACTATTATTGGTGGGGTGAATGGCGAGGCATTTGTTAAATTTAAAAACTTTAAAGATGCAAGCTTTGCCCTCAAAAGGTCAGGGAGACCTCTAATGAATTCATGTGTTCAAGTTTTTCTTGATAGCAAGGCAAAGCATAAAAGATCTGTGGAAAAGCCTGGGTATGTACGCATATCATTGCAGCCATTTGATGCTTCATTTTCTGATGTGAAAAGGTTTTTCAAATATATTTCTgtcaaaagtgtcatttttttaactaaaaataaagTAAGGAATGGCCAAGCTCTTGTTAAATTAGCTAACCGTAGCCATGCATGTGAAGCTCTCTTTTGCACATTGTCTAATGGTGAAGGTGCCAATAAAAACAAGCATGAAAAGTGTTTTTCTGTCATATCGATTAAGAAATCTGACGAAGCAGAATGGATCAAATTTGGTGGCAGAGTTGATTCTAGGGGAAAAGGTTCAGAACCACCCTATGATACATTGTATATCCATGAGTTTTATGCACACCTAATGAATGTTAGTCGCCATGCTGAGAAACGGCACATAAGGAGGTTTTTATTTAATCTTGTTGATGATTCTCAGATCACGTTCGTGTATAACAAAAATGGCTGTAGGACACGAGACTGTTTTGTAATGTTTGTAACGGACAATGATTACACAAGAGCCCTTGGTTTAGATAAATCAATCCTTAAAGGGCGCCCTGTTCGAGTGTTGCCTGTACCCAAGGAAAAAGTGATGGAatttgttgaaagcagaaaaatgtacATTACAGAAGATCCAGTTTCGGAGGAGGATTTTGTTTCAGAGGAGGACTCCCCTAGTCCAAGTAGTTTGGGACGAACTGACAAACTGACATGTGTCTATCTTAGAAACTTTGCAGCTGATGTAACCAAACATGACATAATAAACTTTTTTGCAGGATTTGCTTTAAATGAAGAAGACATCTATCTGTTGTATGACGACAATAGGAATGGACTTGGTGAAGCATTGGTTAGATTTTCAAGTGAAGAGGAAGCTGCTGCTGCTGATGAAACTTTAAATCATAAACTCTTCCAAGGCACTGAAATCCTGCTGAGATGCATTTCTGAGGAACAACTGAAAGTATTTGGTGTTAATAATTGGGAATCTTCCTCTTTTGACAGTCTGGATTTTTCTACCAGCAAGGAGGAATGCCAGCTAGAAGAGTTGCAGGCATGTGTCAGCATTGCAGATGACACTCCTGATGTTGCATGTGATTCCTCATAG